The following coding sequences are from one Acidobacteriota bacterium window:
- a CDS encoding ATP-binding cassette domain-containing protein — translation MTAAISLHGVVKRFGKFTAVNKLDLEIPHGVTFGLLGPNGAGKTTTIRMIMNITKPDEGEIRVLGEVMNEKLQERIGYLPEERGLYRKMKVIDQLLFFAAIKSVDKATAMKRLSPWIDSMDLRPWLQKKTEELSKGMQQKVQFLGTIVHDPEILILDEPFSGLDPINVVLVKDFLTAFKKQGKTVVFSTHVLEQAERLCERIALLYRAQKLLDGTVKEIKISYRGRVPLPPPVEPEPELENIFIKCVQESGLQAPTAEELK, via the coding sequence ATGACCGCCGCGATCTCGCTCCACGGTGTCGTGAAGCGCTTCGGCAAGTTCACGGCCGTGAACAAGCTCGACCTCGAGATCCCCCACGGCGTGACGTTCGGCCTCCTCGGCCCGAACGGCGCCGGCAAGACGACGACGATCCGCATGATCATGAACATCACGAAGCCGGACGAGGGCGAGATCCGCGTCCTCGGCGAGGTGATGAACGAGAAGCTCCAGGAGCGGATCGGCTATCTGCCCGAGGAGCGCGGCCTCTATCGGAAGATGAAGGTCATCGACCAGCTGCTGTTCTTCGCCGCGATCAAGAGCGTCGACAAGGCGACCGCGATGAAACGCCTTTCGCCGTGGATCGACTCGATGGACCTGCGCCCGTGGCTCCAGAAGAAGACCGAGGAGCTCAGCAAGGGCATGCAGCAGAAGGTCCAGTTCCTCGGGACGATCGTCCACGACCCGGAGATCCTCATCCTCGACGAGCCGTTCAGCGGCCTCGATCCGATCAACGTCGTCCTCGTGAAGGACTTCCTGACCGCGTTCAAGAAGCAGGGCAAGACGGTGGTCTTCTCGACGCACGTCCTCGAGCAGGCCGAGCGCCTCTGCGAGAGGATCGCGCTCCTCTACCGCGCGCAGAAGCTCCTGGACGGCACGGTCAAGGAGATCAAGATCTCCTACCGGGGCCGCGTCCCGCTGCCGCCGCCCGTCGAGCCCGAGCCCGAGCTCGAGAACATCTTCATCAAGTGCGTCCAGGAGTCGGGTCTTCAGGCGCCGACCGCCGAGGAGCTGAAGTAG
- a CDS encoding nucleoside deaminase produces MQQALAAARRAPLHADVPVGAVVVKDGAVISRAWNAREKGADPTAHAEVLAIRKAARKLGSWRLDGCTLYVTLEPCAMCAGAIVLSRLPRLVYGASDPKAGFVGSLGDLCRDPRLNHRPAVTAGVLAEECGRILVEFFREKRRTARAAR; encoded by the coding sequence ATGCAGCAGGCGCTCGCCGCGGCGCGACGCGCGCCTCTCCACGCCGACGTGCCCGTCGGCGCGGTCGTCGTGAAGGACGGCGCCGTGATCTCGCGCGCGTGGAACGCGCGCGAGAAGGGCGCCGACCCGACCGCGCACGCCGAGGTCCTCGCGATCCGCAAGGCCGCCAGGAAGCTCGGCTCGTGGCGGCTCGACGGCTGCACGCTCTACGTCACGCTCGAGCCCTGCGCGATGTGCGCCGGGGCGATCGTCCTCTCCCGGCTCCCGCGCCTCGTCTACGGCGCCTCCGACCCGAAGGCGGGGTTCGTGGGCTCGCTCGGCGACCTCTGCCGCGATCCGCGCCTCAACCACCGGCCGGCCGTCACCGCCGGCGTCCTCGCGGAGGAGTGCGGGAGAATCCTCGTGGAATTCTTCCGTGAAAAACGCCGGACCGCCCGCGCCGCCCGCTGA
- a CDS encoding zinc ribbon domain-containing protein, with protein sequence MKNAGPPAPPAENGFEAPEAPALRCPSCGAAVREGDRACSHCGSLLATRRCIACFALSPRDAEKCVRCGALLPAEALNAVPGTCPDCKAGFVARQAGVAGFSECPRCGGLFLVRASFDAVVKDAATRELARALDARPERVAPERGFRYRACPVCRKFMNRSNFGAGSGVIVDVCGHHGAFLDRGELTRIVDFVEKGGWERVKKREKQRMEEEISALESRKRGASELGPTPAPFPSGDEGHLGDVLAFLGRLFL encoded by the coding sequence GTGAAAAACGCCGGACCGCCCGCGCCGCCCGCTGAGAACGGATTCGAGGCCCCCGAGGCGCCCGCGCTGCGCTGTCCGTCCTGCGGGGCCGCCGTGCGCGAGGGCGACCGCGCGTGCTCGCATTGCGGGTCGCTCCTCGCGACGCGGCGCTGCATCGCGTGCTTCGCGCTCTCCCCGCGCGACGCCGAGAAGTGCGTGCGCTGCGGCGCGCTTCTGCCCGCCGAGGCGCTGAACGCCGTCCCAGGGACGTGTCCGGACTGCAAGGCGGGCTTCGTGGCGCGGCAGGCGGGAGTCGCGGGCTTCTCCGAGTGCCCGCGCTGCGGCGGGCTCTTCCTGGTTCGGGCGTCGTTCGACGCGGTCGTCAAGGATGCCGCGACGCGCGAACTGGCGCGCGCTCTTGACGCCCGCCCGGAGCGGGTCGCCCCGGAACGCGGCTTCCGCTACCGCGCGTGCCCCGTCTGCCGGAAGTTCATGAATCGGTCGAACTTCGGCGCCGGCTCGGGCGTCATCGTGGACGTCTGCGGGCACCACGGCGCCTTCCTCGACCGCGGCGAGCTCACGCGCATCGTGGACTTCGTCGAGAAGGGCGGCTGGGAGAGGGTCAAGAAGAGAGAAAAACAAAGAATGGAAGAAGAGATATCTGCTTTAGAAAGTAGAAAGAGGGGGGCGTCGGAGCTGGGCCCGACCCCGGCGCCGTTCCCTTCGGGCGACGAAGGACACCTCGGGGACGTTCTCGCGTTTCTGGGTCGCCTCTTCCTCTGA
- a CDS encoding lysophospholipid acyltransferase family protein, protein MLFVAWIMARTPLAVAAGFSGAAAWLWWLFIPIRRGLAVRNFRSAFPGVPPGAPLRQMMVELILGYFELLHDERVRGSVVLSLEGMEPIAEKQAAGQGALLYSGHLGSWDLVGALIARETGLKASLVVKIPSSKSAAALIERVRIAYGLGLLPNERGTMRRALELLGKGEIVVFIIDQRFSRGVAVPFFGRPALTSPSIAVAAAKAGCPVHFVEYWREGTARHRAVVSAPLPVTGNEVEDVAAFTLKIEEAVRRRPHNWLWLHNRWKGAPGDDRGPA, encoded by the coding sequence ATGCTGTTCGTCGCGTGGATCATGGCCCGCACGCCGCTCGCCGTGGCGGCGGGGTTCTCGGGGGCCGCCGCGTGGCTCTGGTGGCTCTTCATCCCGATCCGGCGGGGCCTCGCCGTCCGCAACTTCCGGAGCGCGTTCCCGGGCGTCCCGCCGGGCGCCCCGCTCCGCCAGATGATGGTCGAGCTCATCCTCGGGTACTTCGAGCTCCTGCACGACGAGCGTGTCCGCGGGAGCGTCGTTCTCTCGCTGGAGGGCATGGAGCCGATCGCCGAGAAGCAGGCCGCGGGCCAGGGGGCGCTCCTCTACTCGGGCCACCTCGGCTCGTGGGACCTCGTCGGGGCCCTCATCGCGCGCGAGACGGGGCTCAAGGCGTCGCTCGTCGTGAAGATCCCGAGCTCGAAATCCGCCGCCGCGCTCATCGAACGCGTCCGCATCGCCTACGGGCTCGGCCTCCTGCCGAACGAGCGCGGGACGATGCGGCGGGCGCTCGAGCTTCTTGGAAAGGGAGAGATCGTCGTCTTCATCATCGACCAGAGGTTTTCGCGCGGCGTCGCCGTGCCGTTCTTCGGCCGCCCCGCCCTGACCTCGCCGTCGATCGCCGTCGCGGCGGCGAAAGCCGGCTGCCCGGTCCACTTCGTCGAGTACTGGCGGGAGGGCACCGCCCGCCACCGGGCGGTCGTCTCCGCGCCTCTCCCGGTGACGGGGAACGAGGTGGAAGACGTCGCGGCCTTCACTTTGAAGATCGAGGAGGCCGTGCGGCGCCGGCCGCACAACTGGCTCTGGCTTCACAACCGCTGGAAGGGAGCCCCGGGGGACGACCGGGGTCCGGCCTGA
- a CDS encoding DUF1957 domain-containing protein: MRPPNTLVLVLHGHIPDVLGHGTWPHGANWLYEAAAETYLPFLRVAERLLDRGVPLKATVGMTPVLCEQLADARFGPGFDAYLAQRAGAARKDLENLGALGDAGAVAVATFWAKFYEEARADFAARPGGLLPAFRKLAERGALEMIASAATHGFLPLLPNDRAIERQLDVGLASHARHFGRPARGIWLPECAYRPAGAWVSPADGHIEERRGLEDFLSPRGVGFFFVETHLVKGGRHEPAYGGVVETPEGGSTPYRLHAVRTSDGGRVGVLARDPLSSQQVWSGKVGYPGDGRYLEFHKKRAPSGHRYWRVTDSRLDLGDKLPYEPASIPAALDAHATHFVHLLESAPTLPGGEGATVVAMFDFELFGHWWFEGVEFLAAVFEKLAGRSGVVPRTASEALAATRPEGIRMPAGTWGRGGDFQVWWNEHTVPYWREVAATELAIERFEAARDTIPPRLFAALERQALLLQSSDWPFLIDNEVSRDYADARIVGHVRDFWRLARMADDGTADDAFLDELDDRDRLFAPELEGR; encoded by the coding sequence ATGCGACCGCCGAACACGCTCGTCCTCGTCCTGCACGGCCATATCCCCGACGTCCTCGGGCACGGGACGTGGCCGCACGGCGCGAACTGGCTCTACGAGGCCGCCGCCGAGACGTACCTCCCGTTCCTGCGCGTGGCCGAGCGCCTCCTCGACCGCGGCGTGCCGCTCAAGGCGACCGTCGGAATGACGCCCGTCCTCTGCGAGCAGCTCGCGGACGCGCGCTTCGGCCCGGGATTCGACGCCTACCTCGCGCAGCGCGCCGGCGCGGCGCGAAAGGACCTCGAGAATCTCGGGGCCCTCGGCGACGCGGGAGCGGTCGCCGTGGCGACGTTCTGGGCGAAGTTCTACGAGGAGGCGCGCGCGGACTTCGCGGCGCGGCCCGGAGGCCTCCTCCCGGCCTTCCGGAAGCTCGCCGAGCGCGGCGCGCTCGAGATGATCGCCTCGGCCGCGACGCACGGCTTCCTTCCGCTCCTCCCGAACGACCGCGCGATCGAGCGCCAGCTGGACGTCGGCCTCGCCTCCCACGCGCGGCACTTCGGCCGCCCGGCGCGCGGGATCTGGCTGCCCGAGTGCGCGTACCGGCCCGCGGGCGCGTGGGTCTCCCCCGCGGACGGCCACATCGAGGAGCGCCGCGGCCTCGAGGACTTCCTCTCGCCGCGCGGCGTCGGCTTCTTCTTCGTCGAGACGCACCTCGTGAAGGGCGGGCGGCACGAGCCCGCGTACGGCGGCGTCGTCGAGACGCCCGAGGGCGGCTCGACGCCGTACCGGCTCCACGCCGTCCGGACGTCGGACGGCGGGCGCGTCGGCGTCCTCGCGCGCGACCCGCTCTCCTCGCAGCAGGTCTGGTCGGGGAAGGTCGGCTACCCGGGCGACGGCCGCTACCTCGAGTTCCACAAGAAGCGCGCCCCGAGCGGCCACCGCTACTGGCGCGTCACGGACTCGCGCCTCGACCTCGGCGACAAGCTCCCATACGAGCCTGCCTCGATCCCGGCCGCGCTCGACGCGCACGCGACGCACTTCGTCCACCTCCTCGAGAGCGCGCCCACGCTGCCGGGCGGCGAGGGCGCGACCGTCGTCGCGATGTTCGACTTCGAGCTCTTCGGGCACTGGTGGTTCGAGGGCGTCGAGTTCCTCGCGGCCGTCTTCGAGAAGCTCGCGGGGCGCTCCGGCGTCGTACCGCGCACGGCGAGCGAGGCTCTCGCCGCGACGCGGCCCGAGGGCATCAGGATGCCGGCCGGCACCTGGGGCCGCGGCGGCGACTTCCAGGTGTGGTGGAACGAGCACACGGTCCCCTACTGGCGCGAGGTCGCCGCAACGGAGCTCGCGATCGAAAGGTTCGAGGCGGCGCGCGACACGATCCCGCCGCGCCTCTTCGCCGCGCTCGAGCGCCAGGCCCTGCTCCTGCAGTCGAGCGACTGGCCGTTCCTCATCGACAACGAGGTCTCGCGCGACTACGCCGACGCGCGCATCGTCGGGCACGTCCGCGACTTCTGGCGGCTCGCGCGGATGGCCGACGACGGGACGGCGGACGACGCGTTCCTCGACGAGCTCGACGACCGCGACCGCCTGTTCGCGCCGGAGCTGGAAGGGCGCTGA
- a CDS encoding class II glutamine amidotransferase → MCRFALYVGPPITVDSLTTRPEHSILKQSLHAEEREDPTNGDGFGVGWYVPEIGPEPALYRSPVPSWNDPNLLHISRVSKSPCILAHVRAASPGTAVSVSNCHPFAYGPFAFMHNGAISGFSRIRRRLEAGLSEEAFAAIQGTTDSELAFALFLDAYANVKAEDATERMVGALTEVVAKIEWTADDAGVNEASYLNFAVTDGRRAVVMRYATPPRVPASLWGSHGRHFTCEGGVCRMTDPGKEGAATLVCSEPLSADGDWQKIPSQNMVVIRGGGHAELLPIPFNDLTRSVAG, encoded by the coding sequence ATGTGCCGCTTCGCCCTCTACGTCGGGCCGCCGATCACGGTCGACTCGCTGACGACGCGCCCCGAGCACTCGATCCTCAAGCAGAGCCTGCACGCCGAGGAGCGCGAGGACCCCACGAACGGCGACGGCTTCGGAGTCGGCTGGTACGTCCCCGAGATCGGGCCCGAGCCGGCGCTCTACCGCTCGCCCGTCCCGTCGTGGAACGACCCGAACCTCCTCCACATCTCACGCGTCTCGAAGAGCCCCTGCATCCTCGCCCACGTGCGAGCGGCGTCGCCGGGCACGGCCGTCTCCGTCTCGAACTGCCATCCCTTTGCGTACGGCCCGTTCGCCTTCATGCACAACGGCGCGATCAGCGGATTTTCCCGCATCCGCAGGCGCCTCGAGGCGGGCCTCTCCGAGGAGGCCTTCGCCGCGATCCAGGGCACGACGGACTCCGAGCTCGCGTTCGCGCTCTTCCTCGACGCGTACGCGAACGTGAAGGCCGAGGACGCGACGGAGCGCATGGTCGGCGCCCTCACGGAAGTCGTCGCGAAGATCGAGTGGACCGCCGACGACGCGGGCGTCAACGAGGCGTCGTACCTCAATTTCGCCGTCACGGACGGGCGGCGCGCGGTCGTCATGCGCTACGCGACACCGCCCCGGGTGCCCGCGAGTCTCTGGGGAAGCCACGGCCGCCACTTCACCTGCGAGGGCGGCGTCTGCCGCATGACCGACCCGGGCAAGGAGGGCGCCGCGACGCTCGTGTGCTCCGAGCCGCTCTCCGCCGACGGCGACTGGCAGAAGATTCCCTCACAGAACATGGTCGTGATCCGCGGCGGCGGGCACGCGGAGCTGCTCCCGATCCCGTTCAACGACCTCACGCGCAGCGTCGCCGGCTGA
- the dnaX gene encoding DNA polymerase III subunit gamma/tau: protein MSDANWVPLARKWRPRTFADVVGQEEIVRALTNAVTADRLAHAYLFSGPRGVGKTTTARLLAAAINCNTSDRPTATPCGTCASCTEVLEGRSIDALEIDGATHGKVDQARDLIEVVSYAPSRDRRKVFIIDEVHAISSAAFQALLKTLEEPPSHAVFILATTERHKIPATILSRCQRFDFRRLTDDEVADRLADVAGREGFAVVESASAAKKGSPFVERPALGALAAAATGSLRDGLSLFDQAAARSGGSVTAADVAALLGAPDRTALVALLASVLSGDRAGVLKGCAELDAAGADPRSTLHDLTALVRGAVRLAADPAALPPPGLSEDGAARLAGFARVTPYQTLLRLLTLLSESDGTLRRSDVPALAFEVLLLRLAELPKLVGIEEFLSGRTGGGGFSSKGEGGEARASGGGAAGPASRATSEPAASEYSPSKKSSAAVAVATPKHEAHGRVPMPSEAENSSSSSEEVPRFVGLTPLEIIPEPLATPDPAGAFRAAVEKKNSQLGAVLEDTSITLEGKVVRILLDPPSTIVEKRLAEPAVARVLEEAALKVVGRGAKVVVENASPPGGDLTAAAAAADPAALEKEHLRHKVASDERVKKMMDLFGGEIADVKRDDGSGRPKGR from the coding sequence GTGAGCGACGCGAACTGGGTCCCCCTCGCCCGCAAATGGCGCCCGCGCACGTTCGCGGACGTGGTCGGCCAGGAGGAGATCGTCCGGGCCCTCACGAACGCCGTGACGGCCGACCGGCTCGCCCACGCGTACCTGTTCTCGGGCCCGCGCGGCGTCGGCAAGACGACGACGGCGCGCCTCCTCGCGGCAGCCATCAACTGCAACACGTCCGACCGTCCCACGGCGACGCCCTGCGGGACGTGCGCCTCGTGCACGGAGGTCCTCGAGGGGCGCTCGATCGACGCGCTCGAGATCGACGGCGCCACGCACGGCAAGGTCGACCAGGCGCGCGATCTCATCGAGGTCGTCTCGTACGCGCCCTCGCGCGACCGCCGCAAGGTCTTCATCATCGACGAGGTCCACGCGATCTCGTCGGCCGCGTTCCAGGCCCTCCTCAAGACGCTCGAGGAGCCGCCCTCGCACGCCGTCTTCATTCTCGCGACGACCGAGCGCCACAAGATTCCGGCCACGATCCTCTCGCGCTGCCAGCGCTTCGACTTCCGCCGTCTCACGGACGACGAAGTCGCCGACCGGCTCGCGGACGTGGCGGGGCGCGAGGGCTTTGCCGTCGTCGAGTCCGCCTCGGCCGCGAAGAAGGGGTCGCCTTTCGTCGAGCGCCCCGCGCTCGGCGCGCTCGCGGCCGCGGCGACGGGCAGCCTCCGCGACGGGCTTTCCCTGTTCGACCAGGCCGCCGCGCGCTCGGGCGGCAGCGTGACCGCCGCCGACGTCGCGGCGCTCCTCGGCGCGCCCGACCGCACCGCGCTCGTCGCGCTCCTCGCGTCGGTGCTGTCGGGCGACCGCGCCGGCGTCCTCAAGGGCTGCGCCGAGCTGGACGCGGCCGGCGCGGACCCGCGCTCGACGCTCCACGACCTGACCGCCCTCGTCCGCGGCGCCGTGCGCCTCGCGGCCGACCCGGCCGCGCTGCCGCCTCCCGGGCTCTCCGAGGACGGCGCCGCGCGCCTCGCCGGATTCGCGCGCGTGACGCCCTACCAGACGCTCCTGCGCCTCCTGACGCTCCTCTCCGAGTCCGACGGCACGCTCAGAAGGTCCGACGTGCCCGCGCTCGCGTTCGAAGTGCTCCTGCTGCGGCTCGCGGAGCTTCCGAAGCTCGTCGGAATAGAAGAGTTTCTTTCTGGTCGGACGGGGGGAGGGGGATTTTCTTCGAAAGGTGAAGGGGGCGAGGCCCGCGCGAGCGGCGGAGGGGCGGCGGGGCCCGCCTCGCGCGCGACCAGCGAGCCGGCCGCGTCCGAATATTCACCTTCTAAGAAATCTTCTGCTGCGGTGGCGGTTGCTACGCCAAAGCACGAGGCGCACGGTCGCGTCCCGATGCCGTCCGAAGCAGAAAATTCTTCTTCCTCTTCCGAAGAGGTGCCCCGTTTCGTCGGCCTGACGCCTCTCGAGATCATCCCCGAGCCCCTCGCGACCCCCGACCCCGCGGGCGCGTTCCGCGCGGCCGTCGAGAAGAAGAACTCGCAGCTCGGCGCGGTTCTCGAGGACACGTCGATCACGCTCGAGGGCAAGGTCGTGCGAATCCTCCTCGACCCGCCGAGCACGATCGTCGAGAAGCGGCTCGCCGAGCCGGCCGTCGCGCGCGTCCTCGAAGAAGCCGCGCTCAAGGTCGTCGGCCGCGGCGCGAAGGTCGTCGTCGAGAACGCCTCGCCTCCGGGCGGCGACCTCACGGCCGCCGCCGCCGCCGCGGACCCCGCGGCTCTCGAGAAGGAGCACCTCCGGCACAAGGTCGCGTCCGACGAGCGCGTGAAGAAGATGATGGATCTCTTCGGCGGCGAGATCGCGGACGTCAAGCGCGACGACGGCTCCGGCCGGCCCAAGGGCCGCTGA
- the recR gene encoding recombination protein RecR — MASLPALDRLVAALEKLPGIGPKSARRIAHFLLAAPEFDAAMLTSAVTEARAKTRDCGVCHALTEDDPCSVCADPARDGRVLAVVEEAFDVDVLERTHEFRGRYHVLGGALAPLRGIGPDDLSVADLVLRVEKAAPETRIEEVLIATNPNVEGEATALYLARRLKPLGVRVTRLALGLPVGAALEFADDVTLSRSLAGRREM; from the coding sequence ATGGCGTCCCTCCCGGCCCTCGACCGCCTCGTGGCGGCCCTCGAGAAGCTGCCCGGCATCGGCCCGAAGAGCGCCCGGCGCATCGCGCATTTCCTGCTCGCGGCGCCGGAGTTCGACGCGGCGATGCTGACGTCCGCCGTGACGGAGGCCCGGGCGAAGACGCGCGATTGCGGCGTCTGCCACGCCCTCACGGAAGACGACCCCTGCTCGGTCTGCGCCGACCCGGCTCGGGACGGGCGCGTCCTCGCGGTGGTCGAGGAGGCGTTCGACGTGGACGTCCTCGAGCGCACGCACGAGTTCCGGGGGCGCTACCACGTCCTCGGCGGCGCGCTCGCGCCGCTCCGGGGCATCGGCCCCGACGATCTGAGCGTGGCCGACCTCGTCCTCCGGGTCGAGAAGGCCGCTCCCGAGACGCGCATCGAGGAAGTCCTGATCGCCACGAACCCGAACGTCGAGGGGGAGGCCACGGCCCTCTATCTGGCCCGCCGCCTGAAGCCGCTCGGGGTGCGGGTGACCCGCCTCGCGCTGGGCCTCCCGGTGGGCGCGGCGCTCGAATTCGCCGACGACGTGACGCTTTCCCGGTCCCTCGCGGGCCGCCGGGAGATGTGA
- a CDS encoding roadblock/LC7 domain-containing protein, with the protein MSDFVLFDEEFHQIKDVIGRLKVDAQAKVVFIVDKNGQQIAAMGDMESLDTTSLASLTAGNVAATDGLARLIGEKEFPVLFHEGERDNVYISIVGQRVILVVIFDERSSLGLVRLRVRKANAELERIFETIQKKVESEKVRRQEGYDSPFAEITDEDIDSLFRE; encoded by the coding sequence ATGTCCGATTTCGTTCTCTTCGACGAGGAGTTCCATCAGATCAAGGACGTCATCGGACGTCTGAAGGTGGACGCCCAGGCGAAGGTCGTCTTCATCGTCGACAAGAACGGGCAACAGATCGCCGCCATGGGCGACATGGAGTCTCTCGACACGACGTCGCTCGCCTCGCTCACGGCCGGCAACGTCGCCGCGACGGACGGCCTCGCGCGCCTGATCGGCGAAAAGGAATTTCCGGTCCTCTTCCACGAGGGCGAGCGCGACAACGTCTACATCTCCATCGTCGGCCAGCGCGTCATCCTCGTCGTCATCTTCGACGAGCGCTCCTCGCTCGGGCTCGTGAGGCTCCGCGTCCGCAAGGCGAACGCCGAGCTCGAACGCATCTTCGAGACCATTCAGAAGAAAGTGGAGTCCGAGAAGGTCCGCAGGCAGGAAGGCTACGACTCACCCTTCGCCGAGATCACCGACGAAGACATCGACAGCCTCTTCCGGGAGTAG
- a CDS encoding GTPase domain-containing protein: protein MTFINYAAREINCKIVFYGPGLCGKTTNLQYIYDRTNPAAKGKLISLATETDRTLFFDFLPLDLGTVRGFKTRFHLYTVPGQVFYDASRKLILKGVDGVVFVADSQEARMDANIESLQNLDKNLAEHGFDLQVIPYVLQLNKRDLPTAMPAEELYRQLNFKGEPTFEAIAPTGQGVFDTLKAVAKQVLMELRKK from the coding sequence ATGACGTTCATCAACTACGCGGCCCGCGAGATCAACTGCAAGATCGTCTTCTACGGTCCCGGCCTCTGCGGCAAGACCACGAATCTGCAGTACATCTACGACCGCACGAATCCCGCGGCGAAGGGAAAGCTCATCTCCCTCGCGACGGAGACGGACCGCACGCTGTTCTTCGACTTTCTCCCGCTCGACCTCGGGACGGTGCGGGGCTTCAAGACGCGGTTCCACCTCTACACGGTCCCCGGCCAGGTCTTCTACGACGCGAGCCGCAAGCTCATCCTCAAGGGTGTCGACGGCGTCGTCTTCGTGGCCGACTCGCAGGAAGCGCGCATGGACGCGAACATCGAGTCGCTCCAGAACCTGGACAAGAACCTCGCCGAGCACGGGTTCGACCTCCAGGTCATCCCGTACGTCCTCCAGCTCAACAAGCGCGACCTCCCGACGGCGATGCCCGCCGAGGAGCTCTACCGCCAGCTGAACTTCAAGGGCGAGCCGACGTTCGAGGCGATCGCTCCGACCGGCCAGGGCGTCTTCGACACGCTCAAGGCCGTGGCGAAGCAAGTCCTCATGGAGCTCCGGAAGAAGTAG